One genomic region from Mastacembelus armatus chromosome 21, fMasArm1.2, whole genome shotgun sequence encodes:
- the gpm6bb gene encoding glycoprotein M6Bb isoform X3, with amino-acid sequence METSSEDNQVESRDKRGCFECCIKCLGGVPYASLVATILCFSGVALFCGCGHVALTGTVTILETHFSKVTTDHAMLTDVIQLMQYVIYGIASFFFLYGIILLAEGFYTTSAVKELHSEFKTTICGRCISGMFVFLTYILGVAWLGVFGFSAVPVFLFYNMWSTCATMRSPMANITNIDSICVDIRQYGIIPWNATPGKACGSTLGDICNTSEFYLSYHLYIVACAGAGATVIALLIYMMATTYNFAVLKFKSREDCCTKF; translated from the exons ATGGAAACTTCATCAGAAGACAACCAAGTCGAGAGTCGGGACAAAAGAG GTTGCTTTGAGTGCTGCATTAAATGTTTAGGCGGCGTGCCGTATGCATCGCTGGTGGCTACGATCCTCTGCTTCTCTGGTGTTGCCCTGTTCTGTGGCTGTGGCCATGTGGCTCTCACTGGCACTGTCACCATCCTGGAAACCCACTTCTCCAAGGTCACCACTGATCACGCCATGCTGACTGATGT AATACAGCTGATGCAGTATGTCATCTATGGCATTGCTTCATTTTTCTTCCTATATGGGATCATTCTGCTGGCTGAGGGTTTCTACACAACCAGCGCAGTCAAAGAACTGCACAGCGAGTTCAAGACCACCATCTGTGGACGCTGCATCAGTGGAATG TTTGTGTTCCTCACATACATTCTGGGTGTGGCCTGGCTTGGTGTGTTTGGCTTCTCCGCTGTGCCAGTCTTCCTTTTCTACAATATGTGGTCTACCTGTGCCACCATGAGGTCTCCCATGGCCAACATCACCAACATTGACTCCATCTGTGTGGATATTCGTCAGTATG GAATTATCCCATGGAATGCCACACCAGGCAAGGCCTGTGGATCTACACTAGGTGACATCTGCAACACCAGCGAG TTCTACCTGTCGTATCACCTTTACATCGTCGCATGCGCTGGCGCAGGAGCCACTGTGATTGCACTG CTGATCTACATGATGGCAACCACTTATAACTTTGCTGTTTTGAAGTTTAAGAGTCGAGAAGACTGCTGCACTAAGTTTTAA